GCTGTTCACAAACCTATTTGATCTGATTGTTGGTGTCCCAAGAATCGCCGCCTCTGTAGCCATGGTCTGCGTATCCGTAACCAGCAGTCTTGCAAAATAGAGAACATGATGAATCTTTTTTTTGGACACAGGTAGCAGGTAATTCTCAATACCTTTGGGAACCTCGCCTTCAGCCGAAACGAACACTGTAAGGTTCTTATTCAATTTTTTAACCATCTCAACCTTATCCTCATAGCTGAACCCGCCAACGCCTATGTCATGAGCAGCATCAAAAGCATTGAATCTCAAAACCGCATATTCCCCCTCCTCAACTCCCAGTTCCTCGAGAACACCTTTATCAGGCTGGAAGTACTTTGGATGGAGGTAGGCAAGTTCTTTAAAGGAGTCAATTCTGAGATGCTTCCCCCCGAGATCATCAAGATAGCAGTAGGGGGTTAAAATCGCATCGACAAAGGGCATGTATGCCCTCATCTGAAGGGCGAGAAATTTGCTCGTTCTCGGCTCTGAGTCGTAGAAAACAAAACTTTTCGTCCCGAGAACTTTTGCGGTGTACGGGGCGTATATCTCGAACCCCGTTATGACCTCAGGCCTGAAGTTTTTGAGCAGCTTTCTCGCCCTCAGAATGTCAGCCGGAAGTTTGATTATCCTGTCCCAGTTCGTCTTAACCCTTGAGAACACCTCACCCTTAACCTCTGAAACCTCAAGGGTTTCTCCGTAGTCCCTGTATAGAATCTTAACCTCATTTCCTCTCTCGACTAACTTCATCACAATATTTTTGTAAAAGTGATACTGAGCGGGCGTTGAGATAAAGATTCCGATTTTCATTGGAAAATGTAGCCTGACTTGCATAAAATTTTTGACACCCTAAAGACTCGCAATCCCACTCACCCTCATGGAACTCGAAATCCATTTCTGCTTTCCTCAGCAATCACCTCGCATCAAAATACGAAGTTTCCACCACATCAGCCTCAGTGGTGTCCAGCACATCTCCTCTGCTAACCTGAACCATCCTGCCCACCCCCTTCGGCTTCAGCCTCAGCCTGACCACTGTGAGCTCACACTCCTCCATATAGCCAGGCGAGGAGTAGAACAGGGACTGACTCATTATCTCCTTGCCCGTTATCTCCGCAATAAGCCCGCTCACACCCCTCCCCAGATCGTTAACCCTCGCAGGGGTAAGAAACACGCAATCTCCAATCTCGGCTCTCAGGGCTGTTGCAACATTGTGGGCACTTCTCAACTCCACTGTCCGGATGTTTCTCCTCAAAAGCTCTTCAATAACATTCCTCGATATGCCGGTAAGGACATAACACCTCATGCTATCACCCGTACATCGGAAATTCCTCTTTTTTCGCCTCCTGCATCCTCGCCTGTTCAGCCAGTCTCTGCATCTGAGCCTCTATCATCTCTGCCTCCTTTATGAGTTTTTCCACACTTACATTCCAGCCCATGATTTTGTTAAAGGCATCTATCAGGCTTGCAGCCGCTCTCGGATCAGGGTTAAACCCAACAGTCTCCCCAAGCAGGACAATGCCCGGCATCTTTGCAGCAACGCACTCGTTCATTATGCTGCCAGCAATTCCAGAGATTGTGCCAGTTTTAAAGATCTCAATGTGATCCTTTATCTCATCAAGCAGTTCCTTTCTTGTTGCAGCTCCAAAAACCCTCTTTCTGTCCTCAAACGTTGCGACTCCGGCAAAAGAGTAAATTCGGTTGGCGTTTATCTCCGCTGCCCACTGAACTATCCTCTTGCTCATATCAACGGCAGCCTGTGGAATGACCGGCACATCAGAATGGATAAGCACAAAGCCCATATCACGGCTCTGATAAACCCTTATCGGCGGTAAAACCACCCCCTCAAAGAGGGACGCTACAGGAGGTAACATTCTGGAGTCCACAACCCCTATGGTTTCCAGATCCAGTTCCAGGATGAAGTGGGCCGTTGCGATTGTACCCACAAGACCTATGCCTGGAAAGCT
The genomic region above belongs to Archaeoglobus neptunius and contains:
- a CDS encoding DUF354 domain-containing protein, whose amino-acid sequence is MKIGIFISTPAQYHFYKNIVMKLVERGNEVKILYRDYGETLEVSEVKGEVFSRVKTNWDRIIKLPADILRARKLLKNFRPEVITGFEIYAPYTAKVLGTKSFVFYDSEPRTSKFLALQMRAYMPFVDAILTPYCYLDDLGGKHLRIDSFKELAYLHPKYFQPDKGVLEELGVEEGEYAVLRFNAFDAAHDIGVGGFSYEDKVEMVKKLNKNLTVFVSAEGEVPKGIENYLLPVSKKKIHHVLYFARLLVTDTQTMATEAAILGTPTIRSNRFVNSKREMGNFIELQRLGLLMNFENTREAMERAFEISVDDSYKREWKKKRMKLIENKVDISEFMCWFIESYPESLDRFREKPEIQYRFR
- a CDS encoding proteasome assembly chaperone family protein, with product MELETEIVVDRVDVENPVLITSFPGIGLVGTIATAHFILELDLETIGVVDSRMLPPVASLFEGVVLPPIRVYQSRDMGFVLIHSDVPVIPQAAVDMSKRIVQWAAEINANRIYSFAGVATFEDRKRVFGAATRKELLDEIKDHIEIFKTGTISGIAGSIMNECVAAKMPGIVLLGETVGFNPDPRAAASLIDAFNKIMGWNVSVEKLIKEAEMIEAQMQRLAEQARMQEAKKEEFPMYG
- a CDS encoding DUF473 domain-containing protein encodes the protein MRCYVLTGISRNVIEELLRRNIRTVELRSAHNVATALRAEIGDCVFLTPARVNDLGRGVSGLIAEITGKEIMSQSLFYSSPGYMEECELTVVRLRLKPKGVGRMVQVSRGDVLDTTEADVVETSYFDAR